CAGAGCTCCTCAATCGGAGTCTCTGTCTCTTTGTATATATGCATACAAATATTTGGAGATATTATGGCGAAGAAAATAGTTGTTATCGGAGCAGGTGCTGCCGGGATGATGGCAGCGATCACAGCTGGTAAAACGGCTGATGTGTTATTGATAGAGAAAAACGACAGAGTTGGCAAAAAGCTTTTTATCACAGGAAAGGGAAGGTGTAACGTCACAAATGCAGGTGATGCAGATGTGTTTTTTAACTCGGTCGTGACAAACAGTAAGTTCATGTACAGCTCATTTTATTCATTTGACAATAATATGGTGATGGATTTCCTTGAAAAAGCTTCGTGTCCGCTCAAGGTCGAACGCGGCGGCAGAGTGTTCCCGGTCAGTGATCACTCATCGGATGTAATAGGTGCATTCAAGACGCTGATAAATAGGAACCATAACATAAAATTGTTGACAGATTCAAAGGTTTTACAGATCAAATGTGAAGATGGGCAAGTTACAGGAGTTGTTATACAGGAAAAAGAAAACAAGAAGAACAGAGAGATCGATTGTGACGCGGTGATAGTGGCTACAGGCGGAATGTCGTATCCACTTACGGGATCCACGGGTGATGGCTACAAGTGGGCAGAGAAGTGTGGACACACGATAAAGGAACTTTCACCATCTCTTGTTCCGTTTGAGATAGAGGAAAAATGCTGCAGGGATATGATGGGATTGTCACTCAAGAATGTTGATCTGCATATAAAATGCGGCAAGAAAAAAATATTTGATGAGCAGGGGGAGATGCTGTTTACCCACTTTGGAATAAGTGGTCCGCTTGTGATAAAGGCATCGGCATATATTCACAGATATATAGGTAAAGAGATAGAGTTGTATATAGATCTTAAGCCAGCTATGGATGAACAGATGCTTGATGCAAGAATACAAAAAGATTTTGCGAAGTATGCGAATAAAGACTTCAGAAATTCACTGACAGATCTCCTTCCAGTAAAACTCATACAGCCAGTCATAGAAAGGACAGGGATAGATCCATTTAAAAAGGTTAATTCTGTTACAAAAGAGGAAAGACTGGCATTGGTTCATGCCCTGAAACATTTTGCACTAACGTTTACAGGACTCAGAGATTACAACGAGGCTATAATTACAAAGGGCGGAGTCAATGTCAAGGAAGTGGATCCATCCACGATGGAATCTAAAATAGTTAAAAATCTATATTTCGCCGGTGAGCTATTGGATCTGGATGCTCTGACAGGAGGTTTTAATCTACAGATTGCGTGGTCTACGGGATATCTGGCTGGACTTTCTGCTGCGGAGAGTATAGAATAGTCAGGAAATGTAAAATACAAAAATACATATCAATGAATAAAGGAGATTAGTACGATGAATATTGCAATAGATGGACCTGCAGGAGCAGGCAAGAGCACAATAGCAAAAAGAGCGGCAAAGGAACTTGGTTTTATATATGTTGACACAGGTGCGATGTACAGAGCAATCGCTGTATACCTGATAGACAATGGGGTGTCAGCAGGAGATGAGGCGAAAGTAGCTGAAGCTATAGACGATATATCGATTGAGATAAGATATGAGGATGGCGCACAGCAGGTATATCTGAATGGAGATAATGTTACAGGCAGACTCAGAACAGAGGAGGTCGGCAACATGGCGTCAAAGTCTTCAGCCCTTCCATGTGTCAGAGAGAAGCTTTTGTCTATACAGAGAGAGCTTGCAGCGAAGAACGATGTCGTGATGGATGGCCGCGATATAGGAACGAATATTCTTCCAAACGCCGAACTCAAGATATATCTGACAGCATCTGTCGAGGTAAGGGCACAGAGAAGATATGATGAGCTCGTGGCAAAGGGAGAGGCTGGTGTCGATCGTGATAAAATAGAACAGGATATAGCAGCAAGGGATAAACAGGATATGGAGAGGAAGGCAGCTCCATTAAAGAGGGCTGATGATGCAATTTTAGTTGATAGTTCTGATATGGGAATTGAAGAGGTCGCAGCACAGATCATCAGACTTGCAAATGAGAGAAAGTAATATATAATTTGTACAAGGATGGTTTGAGTATGGAGATTTTGCTAGCAAAGTCGGCAGGGTTCTGCTTTGGTGTGCAGAGGGCAGTCGACACGGCTTACAAACATGCGGATGAGAAGAATGTATACACGTATGGACAGATAATTCACAATGAGGAAGTTGTCGGAGATCTGGCAAAGCATGGTGTGAAGATCTTAGAAGATGATGAACTGGATCAGATAAAAGACAGCAAAGTCATCATACGTTCACACGGTGCAGAAAAAAGAGTGTATGATATTCTCGAGAAAAATGGAAATGAGATTATAGATGCCACCTGTCCGTTTGTCAAAAAGATACACAACATAGTTATGGATGAATGTGGAAAAGGTCATACAGTTATAATCATCGGAGATGGAAAACACCCTGAGGTAAAAGGCATTATGGGCTGGTGCATGAGTGAGCCGGTTGTCATAGGTACTGAGGAAGAAGCAGAAAAATTCGTTCAGTCATGTCTTAACGGGGAGTACAAACCAAGCGAGAATATATCAATAGTCAGCCAGACAACTTTTAATTACAGAAAATTTCATAATGTTGTTGATATTATTCGAAATAAATTGTATAATGTTACTGCTTATAAGACTATCTGTAATGCTACGTCTGTGCGCCAAAGGGAGGCGCAGGAGATTGCATCAAAGGTAGATGCCATGATTGTTATAGGTGGTCGAAACAGTTCTAATACTCAGAAGTTATATGAGATTAGCAAAAAAGAATGTGAGAATACTTACTATATACAGACACTCGTTGATTTGGATTTGACTACTTTTGAATCCGTTAGTAGGGTAGGTATTACAGCTGGGGCATCTACCCCAAACAAATTAATTAAGGAGGTTCATGGTAGGATGGACGAGATGAATTTTGCAGAATTATTAGAGAATGATGAGAGCAGAGGCTCAATCAAGACAGGAGAGATAGTTGAGGGCAGAGTTATCGATGTAAAGCCAGATGAGATCATTGTTGATATCAGCTATAAGTCAGATGGTGTTATTCCTAGAAATGAATATACAAACACACCAAACGCTGACCTTACAGAGCTTGTACATGTTGGTGATGCTATCACAGCTAAGGTTGTAAAGACAAACGACGGTGAGGGTTCAGTTCTTCTCTCATACAAGAGAGTTGCTGCTGAGAAAGCTAACGAGAAGCTTGAGGCTGCTCTTGAGTCAGGCGAGATCCTTACAGGTAAGGTTGTACAGGTTGTAAGTGGTGGACTCAATGTTATGTATGATGAGACAAGAGTATTCATCCCTGCAAGCCTTGTATCTGATACATATGAGAAGAACCTTGATAAGTACCTTGATCAGGATGTTGAGTTTATTCTTACAGAGTATCAGCCAAAGAAGAGAAGAATTATAGGTAACAGAAAGCAGATCATCGTTGCTAGAAAGGCAGAGGCTGCTAAGGAACTGTTCGATAGAATCGAAGTAGGAATGACTGTAGAGGGTGTTGTTAAGAATGTTACAAGCTTTGGCGCATTCATCGACCTCGGCGGTGCTGATGGACTTCTCCACATCTCAGAGATGTCATGGGGTAGAGTTGAGGATCCTAAGTCAGTTCTCAAGGTTGGAGACAAGGTTAAGGCATTCATCAAGAACATTGATGGCGAGAAGATCGCACTCAGCCTTAAGTTTGATGATACAAACCCATGGCTTAACGCTGATGAGAAGTATGCTCCTGGCACAGTAGTAACTGGTAAGGTAGCAAGAATGGCTGATTTTGGTGCTTTCATTGAGCTTGAGCCAGGTGTAGATGCACTCCTTCATGTTTCACAGATCTCATATGACCATGTAAACAAGCCAGAGGATGTATACAAGGTTGGCGATGTTGTAGAGGCAGAGGTTGTAGAGTGCAATGCTGCTGACAAGAAGATCAGTCTTAGCGTAAAGAGCTTACTTCCGGTTCCAAGTGAGTCAGATTATGACGATGATGCAGAGAGCGAGGAGTAATTATTTTAGGCATTAATTTTCAGATGACTGTTTTGTCTGAATATAAATAATAAAAATCAGGATTTCCAGATCAAAGATCTGAAGATCCTGATTTTTATTTGTATTTATAGATGCGATGTATCGCGAATGAACTAATGAAAAACCACTGATATCATGTTTTGTATGTATTGTGTTGTTACCTGACCGATTGATGTGAGCTCATCTGATAATCGGAGAAATCTGCCCCCATTGATTCCGGTATCATAAAAAATATTGTTTTTCTCGTGGGACGGTGCCGGTATGAATACATCAGTGATCTGCGTATATGCGGTCTCCTTTGTGGCTTTTTCTTTGTGTGTACTGTCAACATATGCAGCCATGGATTTGTGTATAGCCATATCCTCCACGGGCAGATAATAATAGTTCTTGTAATCCTTGAAGTAGAATTTCATCGTTTTCTGGGTTACAGGTATAAGAATCCTCAGTTGACGATCATTTGCATTTATGCGCATGACGGGGGATGAATATGTTATCCTGCACGGAAGCTTTGGTGTACTGCAGGTATATTCTATGAAGTCGTCTGTTCTGCTTACATCCAGAGTCTCCAGTTCGTTGCAAATGCGGGGAAGATTGAGAAATTCAGTTATGGATATCAGTCCGCGCACATCATCATGGTTATGGGTCATCAGGTCATCAAGCAGGTCACTTGAACCTGTCTTAAGATATTCCTTATAAGCATTGATAAGTGTACCGCCTGATATGAAGATCTTCCGCTGAAATCCAACAAGGTCTTCGACATCGATCTGTTTTACAGAATTCATATTAAAAAGCTTTTTGTATCTTCGGGATGTCTTATATATATCTACACTTCTTATGTTGTCAAATGAGCAGTCTATGTCAAATTGCTGCATTTTTGTACGGATATATGGAATGTCAAATGTATCTCCATTATATGATACAAGATATCTGTATCTAGATATATGATTGGCAAATCGTGCGAGAATTTCCGGTTCAGAACATCCATCGTCATTGAACAGGAATAGTGTCTTGAAGTGATCGTCATCATAGAAACCCATTCCGATAAGATACAAGTCAGATCTGTTTGCGCTGAGGCCAGTGGTCTCTATATCGAAATATAATATGTCGTCTGGTGTATCAGATATACAAGTAGTATCTACAACAATATCATTTTCATCAAATTCAAAAGTTTTCATATGTACTCCTTTCATATCTATTATACTAGCGGTGAATGTTCAAAAAGGCAATCGAATATTCACAATTGATAAATATTGTGATATACTTATGAAAGTTTAATGTCGGTAAATATGCAATTATATAAGACAGGAAAAGGAGATAGACAGACTGATGATTTCATACATAACAGGTACACTTGAGTATCAAAGTGGCAACAGTATAGTTGTCGAATGTGGCGGAATTGGATATAGTATGATGATATCAGGACAGTTTATGAACAGGCTTCCGGCGATGCATTCCCATATCAAGGTCTTTACTTATATGAGTGTGAGGGAAGATGAGATAAGCCTGTATGGATTTTATGACAGAGATGAACTTGAAGTGTTCAAGGTATTGCTCAGTGTGAACGGTGTTGGACCAAAGGCTGCGATGTCTATTTTGTCAGCGCTCACAGTAAACGAGCTTAGGCTTGCAGTTGTATCTGAGGATGTGAAGGCGATAACCCGTGCAAATGGAATAGGAACAAAGGGAGCTTCTAGGATCATACTCGAACTCAAGGATAAGCTTCGCCTGGAGGATATGATAGATGCTGCATATGAGGACGCGATGAATGGTTCACGGGTTGGATCAGGTGGTGTAGCACAGAGCGATATAGATACAAGGGCGAATGTAGTGGCAGCTCTCACAGCACTCGGTTATTCGGGAGTTGAGGCCGGACGTGCTGTAAACAGAGTTGAGGGCTGGCAGGATATGGATGAGGAACAGCTTTTAAAAGCTTCACTTAAGAACATAATATAAAATAGATGGCGGAATTTTAGATGAGCAGAATTATTTCAACAGAAGCATTGGACAAGGAAGAGGAGAAAAGCGAATATAGTCTGAGGCCACAGTATCTGAACGAGTACATCGGACAGGAAAAGGTAAAGGATAACCTGCGGATTTTTATCGAGGCGGCAAAGAAGAGAAAAGAGCCATTAGATCATCTGCTGTTATATGGACCCCCTGGACTTGGAAAGACCACATTGTCAACTATAGTGGCAAATGAGATGGGGGTGAACATCAAGATAACCTCCGGCCCGGCGATAGAAAAGCCAGGAGAGCTTGCGGCGATATTGAACAATCTGTCTGACAACGATATTTTGTTCATAGACGAGATTCACAGACTGAGCACACAGGTTGAGGAAGTACTGTATCCGGCTATGGAGGATTACGCCATAGATGTGGTTATAGGCAAGGGGGCAGGCGCTCGTTCTATCAGGCTTGATCTTCCCAAGTTTACACTCATAGGAGCAACGACCAGAGTTGGAATGCTTTCTGCACCGCTCCGAGATAGATTTGGAATGGTTGATAAGCTTGAGTTTTATAGCAATGAAGATCTGAAGGAGATCATTGTGCGTTCAGCAGATGTTCTCGGAGTGTCCTTAGATGACGAGGGGGCACTTGAAATCGCAAGAAGATCGAGAGGAACACCGAGACTGGCAAACAGACTTTTGAAGAGGTGCCGGGATTATGCAGAGGTGTGTCATGATGGATGTATAAGCCGTGATGTAGCAAAAAGTGCATTGGATAAACTTCAGGTAGATTCAATGGGGCTGGATGTGAATGACAGAAACATACTTTTGACTATGATAGAGAAATTTGATGGAGGTCCTGTAGGATTGGATACGCTTGCAGCAGCGGTTGGGGAGGATCCGGGAACCATCGAGGATGTATATGAACCATATTTTATCATGAACGGATTCATTAACAGAACTCCGAGAGGAAGAGTTGTTACTGAGCTCTGTTACAGACATCTGGGATTGGATGCATTTATAAAATAATATATGATATAAGGAGAATGGGTATGGTACAAAAGAATGATATCAAGGTAGTAATAAACAATAAAGTATATACTCTGAGCGGTCAGGAAAGTGAAGATTATCTTCAGAATGTTGCCACATATATCAATGGCAAGATCGCCGAGTGTCAATCATCGGAAGCATATAGAAGATTTAATGCAGAGTATCAGAATGTGCTTCTTGCGCTGAATATAGCGGATGATTACTTTAAGGCGAAGGATCAGGTCAACCAGATGTTGACAGAGGATGACGACAAGGACAAGCAGATATATGATCTCAGACATGAGGTTATTGAGGTACAGATAAAGTATGAGTCTGCACAGAAGATGATTGAGGAATATAAGGACAAGATAAGCGAACTTCAGAGACAGATAATAAAGCTTGAAGCGGAGAAAAATGTTAAGTAAAACAGAGATATTAGCACCGGCAGGCAACATGGATGCGGTGAGGGCGGCGGTAAACGGACATGCGGATGCAGTTTATCTAGGAGGAAGTCTTTTCAGTGCCCGTGCGTTTGCCGGCAATTTTGATGAAAAAGAATTATTAGAGACTATTGATTACTGCCACACCTTTGATGTCAAAGTGTATATGGCTGTCAATACTCTTCTAAAAAACGATGAGATAAAAAGGCTCCCTGATTATTTGGAGCCTTATTACAGAGAAGGCGTAGATGGTATCATAGTTCAGGATATGGGCGTTGCAGGCGCCATTTCTGGATGCTTCCCGGATCTTCCATTACACGGCAGCACACAGCTCAGTGTGTCCAGTGAGTATGGAGCAGCATTTCTAAAGAGTATAGGCATGACGAGATTTGTGCCTTCAAGAGAATTATCACTGGATGAAATAAGATCAATAAAGAGTAAGATTGATATTGAGGTAGAGACATTTGTTCACGGGGCGATGTGTTATTGTTACTCCGGTCGATGCCTTATGAGCAGTTATGCCGGCGGCAGAAGTGGTAACAGGGGACGCTGCGCCCAGCCATGTAGGAAGAGATATCAGTTGGAAGATCAGCGCGCATACATGCTCAGTCTTAAAGATATGTGTATGCTTTCGGATATAGGTAGACTGATCGATGCAGGGATAGATTCGTTTAAGATAGAGGGAAGAATGAAGAAGCCAGAGTATGTGGCAGCTACTTCCTATGTATACAGTGAGCTGAGGGATGAATATTTGTCAGGATGTAAGAATTTGTCCAGGCAGGCTGCGAAATATGAAAACATGCTGAGGGATATATATAATAGAGGCGGTTTTTGTTCTGGATATTATTTTACAGGCAATGGCAGACAAATGATGGCTGATGATAGACCTAATCATACAGGTGTAAAAGTAGGCAAAGTGTCAGGAATCCAAAAACCATATATCAATATAAAGCTTAGCATGGACGTACATCCCGGAGATATCATAGAGATAAGGGGCAGACAGGGAGATGTAGAACTTACTTGTGGGGCTGAAGGCAGTGCTGGTAAGTCTGTAAGATTAAAGGGAAAGTTATTTCAGAATATAGCAGTGGGCAGTCAGGTATACAGGACGAGAAATAACGCTCTCTTAAATGATATTCAGAAAAATATCATAGAACGTGATCGGAAAGTTCAGTTAAAGGCTGATGTAAGGGCTAAGATCGGTGAGAAAATGAGTCTCAGTCTCAGCCTGGGCAGTATGAAAGTGTATGCCGAGGGCTCTGAGTGTATTGCGGCGTTAAATAAACCGGTCACAGAGTCACAGATAATAGAAAAGATACGAAAGACCGGTGGAACACAGTTTGAGATAACCGATGTGACTTCTGATATAGATGAAGGAATATTTGCCCAGATCAGCGCTATAAACAATCTGAGAAGACAGTCGCTTGAGGATATGAAGGATCTTCTTATAAATTGTAAAAAAAGGAATCCACGTGATGCCAGAAATACAGAAGACATATATAGAAATGTCTCTGAAAGAAAAAAGTGGTCAGACAGACATCCGGGAATTACAGTCTTAGCTTCGACGGCAGAGCATGTAAATATTATTAAGAATTATAAATGGGTGAGCAACGTTATTGTAGATTATAATATCAAACAATACGGCGGTGAGCTTAAAGAACAGGGATTTAAAGTCTTTATAGCGCTTCCGGAGGTGTTAAGACAGAGAAAACTGAAAACATACTCGGACATGACTGCAGCCATAAATGAGTTTGATGGTGTGATGATAAGGAACATGGATGAACTGGGCTATATTATAGAAAATGGTTATAGCGGACCTGTTATAGCCGATGCGGGGCTTTATGTCTACAATGACATTGCCTGTGATTTCTACAGAGAGCATACGGAGGATGTGTCATTTGTGGCATCTCAGGAACTTACGCTTGACGAGATAAAGAATTTGTCAGTTGAGCCGGCGCTTAAGATATATGGACATCAGAAGGTCATGGTAACAGCCAACTGCATATCTGGTAATTATAAACACGGATGTGCTGATAAAAAAATGGATGGGACCGGAGATGTATTAAGGTTGACCGATGATATAGGAAATGTCTTTTATGTAAGAAATTACTGCAGCGATTGTTATAATGTCCTATACAATGGAGTTCCCACAAGCCTGCTTGATGAGGGTGATGAGTTAAATGACATTATGGATGACTGTTATATAGAGTTTACTATTGAAAATGCAGATATGGTAAAAAATATAATGGATCATATAGGAAAGAACATATTGGGGCAGGAACTTCCAGATGGTAGGGATACAGTTAAGAATCCCGTTAAGGATTACACCCGTGGACACTATTATAAGGGAATAGATTAAGACTTTTGATAAAGGTGAGAGAATGGTAACGATTATAAGTGAGATAGCAAAATATCTTATTATATTTTTTATGGTGCTGTATACAGTCAAGTGTTTTACGGTGCTCAAGCCGGTTGCGGCTGAGCGCAAGAGAAAGGCGCTTAATGTACAGATATTTTACGTGTTTATGATACATTTTCTGTGTTATCTGACATTGTATCTTCACTATGAAAAGAAAAGCATAATAGTATTTTATATCGTGCAGATGATAGTTTCCATAATTTATATGGTTTCATATCACGCAATTTACAAGGGGTCATCGAGACTCATCACAAACAATATGTCATTCCTGCTTCTGATAGGATACGTGATGCTGACAAGACTTGACTTTGATCTGGCAAAGAAACAGTTTTTATTCGCCACGATCATGCTGGTTGTCACGGCATTTCTACCTCTTTTTATAATGAAGTTTCCGCAGGTGCGTAACTGGAATGTATTTTATGCAATTTTCGGAATAGGATTTCTGGCTACTGTATTTATCCCACATGTTGGAGTGGATAAATACGGATCAAATAACTGGATAAGCATTGCGGGAATATCGATGCAGCCTATGGAAATAGTGAAGATAGTATTTGTATTTTTCCTTGCAAGTTCATTCCTCAAGGCGAAGAATTTAAAGGATATGACGAAGACGATATGTGTTGCGGGACTTTTCATGCTCGTGCTCGTTGCGGAGACTGACCTCGGTGGTGCGGTCATATTCTTTATGGTATTTGTCATGATGTTATATCTTGCAACGGGAAAGCATATCATACTCATAGGTGGAGGTATTGGCGGATCGGTGGTTGCAGTAGTTGGATATATGTTGCTCAAGAGCCATTTCGGTCATGTAACTATGAGAATCGATGCCTGGCTTAATCCGCTAAAATATATTGACGGAAGTGGATATCAGGTGGCACAGAGTCTTTTTGCAATAGGGTCAGGTGGCTTTGAGGGATCGGGACTTTGTCAGGGATCGCCGACATCAATACCAGTAGTATCAAGTGATTTTATATTTGCAGCGATATGCGAGGAGCTTGGTGTAATATTTGGACTGTGTCTTCTCCTCATGTATCTAAGTTGCTTTATATATTTTATCAATATCTCTATGAAGATAAGAGATACCTTTTACAAAAATGTAGCTTTTGGATTTACAATATGCTTTATATTCCAGATATTCCTGAATGTTGGCGGTGTAGTGAAATTCATTCCGTCTACAGGAGTCACGCTGCCGCTAGTCAGCTACGGAGTAAGCTCTGTGGTCAGTACGCTCATAATGTTTGGAATTATTCAGGGTATATGTGTATTAGAGAACAGTGGAGTTGATAAGAATGTCAGACAGAAAAAAGCCGTACAGTCAGGATGGGCAGAGCAGGAAGTCACAGAGCGCCCACAGTACAGGGACGAAGATGAAAAAAAACAAAACAGACAGCAAAAAAGTGAACAGGACAGGCGCGGCAGTGAAAAGAAGTCAAGGCGATATGCAGACAGAAAAAAGCAGCCAGACACAGATGAATTCTGGGGCGAGTGATGGAATCCTGGATAAGCGTGCAAATGAGAAAAAAAATGTTCCCGTTCTCGTTATAACATACTTTGTTGTTTTGATATTTATATGTATGTTTGCGTATATAATCGTGTTCATAGTCAGGGACTCAAGGACATTTATCGCCAACTCATACAATGATCGTCAGAACCTGTATGCTGAGAAGGTAAAGAAGGGTAGCATAATCTCAAGTGATGGAAATGTCCTGGCTGAGACGATCACAGATGACGATGGAAATGAGTACAGAAATTATCCATATGCAAATATGTTTGCGCATGCGGTTGGGTACGACAGCAATGGACAGGCAGGGCTGGAGATGAATTCGGCATATTATCTTCTTGCGTCTAATCAGAATATAATTACCAAGACATATAACAAGCTGAAGGATGAAAAGAGTATAGGAAACAATGTTATAAGCACTCTTAACTACACGCTTCAGAGCACGGCATATGATGCGCTGGGCTACAATGATGGCGCAGTGGTGGTTATGGAACCTTCCACTGGCAAGATCCTGACCATGGTTTCAAAGCCTGATTTTGATCCGAATTATATAGATGATGTTATAGAGGAAACACAGGACACGGACAGTTCATGCCTTTTGAACAGAGCTACACAGGGCTTATATCCGCCTGGATCAACATTCAAGGTGCTCACAGCACTTGAGTACATCAATGAGAATCCAAATTACAAGAAATACTCCTATGTCTGTGAGGGGGAGGACATATTTGATGGTGTTCAGATACACTGCTCAGACTATGCGGTTCATGATACCGTTGATCTGGCCGATTCACTTGCTAGATCCTGTAACACTTCATTTGCAAATATTGGAATGAAGCTCAATAAACAGTCGTATCGTGATCTTTGTGAAAAGTTTTTATTTAACAAGGATCTTCCGTATGATGGATATTATAGAAAGTCTGAATTTAAGCTGAGTGCATCATCAGATGACTCTGAGATACCGCAGACAGCTATAGGACAAGGAGATACACTTATAACACCTCTAC
This sequence is a window from Coprococcus eutactus. Protein-coding genes within it:
- a CDS encoding cell division protein ZapA — protein: MVQKNDIKVVINNKVYTLSGQESEDYLQNVATYINGKIAECQSSEAYRRFNAEYQNVLLALNIADDYFKAKDQVNQMLTEDDDKDKQIYDLRHEVIEVQIKYESAQKMIEEYKDKISELQRQIIKLEAEKNVK
- a CDS encoding ribonuclease H-like domain-containing protein gives rise to the protein MKTFEFDENDIVVDTTCISDTPDDILYFDIETTGLSANRSDLYLIGMGFYDDDHFKTLFLFNDDGCSEPEILARFANHISRYRYLVSYNGDTFDIPYIRTKMQQFDIDCSFDNIRSVDIYKTSRRYKKLFNMNSVKQIDVEDLVGFQRKIFISGGTLINAYKEYLKTGSSDLLDDLMTHNHDDVRGLISITEFLNLPRICNELETLDVSRTDDFIEYTCSTPKLPCRITYSSPVMRINANDRQLRILIPVTQKTMKFYFKDYKNYYYLPVEDMAIHKSMAAYVDSTHKEKATKETAYTQITDVFIPAPSHEKNNIFYDTGINGGRFLRLSDELTSIGQVTTQYIQNMISVVFH
- a CDS encoding BaiN/RdsA family NAD(P)/FAD-dependent oxidoreductase, whose translation is MAKKIVVIGAGAAGMMAAITAGKTADVLLIEKNDRVGKKLFITGKGRCNVTNAGDADVFFNSVVTNSKFMYSSFYSFDNNMVMDFLEKASCPLKVERGGRVFPVSDHSSDVIGAFKTLINRNHNIKLLTDSKVLQIKCEDGQVTGVVIQEKENKKNREIDCDAVIVATGGMSYPLTGSTGDGYKWAEKCGHTIKELSPSLVPFEIEEKCCRDMMGLSLKNVDLHIKCGKKKIFDEQGEMLFTHFGISGPLVIKASAYIHRYIGKEIELYIDLKPAMDEQMLDARIQKDFAKYANKDFRNSLTDLLPVKLIQPVIERTGIDPFKKVNSVTKEERLALVHALKHFALTFTGLRDYNEAIITKGGVNVKEVDPSTMESKIVKNLYFAGELLDLDALTGGFNLQIAWSTGYLAGLSAAESIE
- the cmk gene encoding (d)CMP kinase, with the translated sequence MNIAIDGPAGAGKSTIAKRAAKELGFIYVDTGAMYRAIAVYLIDNGVSAGDEAKVAEAIDDISIEIRYEDGAQQVYLNGDNVTGRLRTEEVGNMASKSSALPCVREKLLSIQRELAAKNDVVMDGRDIGTNILPNAELKIYLTASVEVRAQRRYDELVAKGEAGVDRDKIEQDIAARDKQDMERKAAPLKRADDAILVDSSDMGIEEVAAQIIRLANERK
- a CDS encoding bifunctional 4-hydroxy-3-methylbut-2-enyl diphosphate reductase/30S ribosomal protein S1; this translates as MEILLAKSAGFCFGVQRAVDTAYKHADEKNVYTYGQIIHNEEVVGDLAKHGVKILEDDELDQIKDSKVIIRSHGAEKRVYDILEKNGNEIIDATCPFVKKIHNIVMDECGKGHTVIIIGDGKHPEVKGIMGWCMSEPVVIGTEEEAEKFVQSCLNGEYKPSENISIVSQTTFNYRKFHNVVDIIRNKLYNVTAYKTICNATSVRQREAQEIASKVDAMIVIGGRNSSNTQKLYEISKKECENTYYIQTLVDLDLTTFESVSRVGITAGASTPNKLIKEVHGRMDEMNFAELLENDESRGSIKTGEIVEGRVIDVKPDEIIVDISYKSDGVIPRNEYTNTPNADLTELVHVGDAITAKVVKTNDGEGSVLLSYKRVAAEKANEKLEAALESGEILTGKVVQVVSGGLNVMYDETRVFIPASLVSDTYEKNLDKYLDQDVEFILTEYQPKKRRIIGNRKQIIVARKAEAAKELFDRIEVGMTVEGVVKNVTSFGAFIDLGGADGLLHISEMSWGRVEDPKSVLKVGDKVKAFIKNIDGEKIALSLKFDDTNPWLNADEKYAPGTVVTGKVARMADFGAFIELEPGVDALLHVSQISYDHVNKPEDVYKVGDVVEAEVVECNAADKKISLSVKSLLPVPSESDYDDDAESEE
- the ruvB gene encoding Holliday junction branch migration DNA helicase RuvB, with protein sequence MSRIISTEALDKEEEKSEYSLRPQYLNEYIGQEKVKDNLRIFIEAAKKRKEPLDHLLLYGPPGLGKTTLSTIVANEMGVNIKITSGPAIEKPGELAAILNNLSDNDILFIDEIHRLSTQVEEVLYPAMEDYAIDVVIGKGAGARSIRLDLPKFTLIGATTRVGMLSAPLRDRFGMVDKLEFYSNEDLKEIIVRSADVLGVSLDDEGALEIARRSRGTPRLANRLLKRCRDYAEVCHDGCISRDVAKSALDKLQVDSMGLDVNDRNILLTMIEKFDGGPVGLDTLAAAVGEDPGTIEDVYEPYFIMNGFINRTPRGRVVTELCYRHLGLDAFIK
- the ruvA gene encoding Holliday junction branch migration protein RuvA, which translates into the protein MISYITGTLEYQSGNSIVVECGGIGYSMMISGQFMNRLPAMHSHIKVFTYMSVREDEISLYGFYDRDELEVFKVLLSVNGVGPKAAMSILSALTVNELRLAVVSEDVKAITRANGIGTKGASRIILELKDKLRLEDMIDAAYEDAMNGSRVGSGGVAQSDIDTRANVVAALTALGYSGVEAGRAVNRVEGWQDMDEEQLLKASLKNII